From Medicago truncatula cultivar Jemalong A17 chromosome 7, MtrunA17r5.0-ANR, whole genome shotgun sequence, a single genomic window includes:
- the LOC11432224 gene encoding NAD(P)H-quinone oxidoreductase subunit S, chloroplastic, whose product MVAFATLQGLHGSLLRSQFLGQDHHFTLMKSSTTHHRKPASQLQPRAEFNILKMMGGRGLCNGEKGLEQELKRQVDKEETTSSNEKVQENSDGSEKLTSDIVAIPEDGFEKEMMGLTGGFPGGEKGLIKFIEKNPPRNSSQPFTNEERNQSLVEESKAT is encoded by the coding sequence ATGGTTGCTTTTGCTACTCTTCAAGGCCTTCATGGCTCTCTCCTACGATCCCAATTCCTAGGCCAAGATCACCACTTCACTCTCATGAAATcttcaacaacacatcacagaAAACCAGCTTCTCAACTACAACCACGTGCTGAATTCAACATACTAAAAATGATGGGAGGAAGAGGATTATGCAATGGAGAAAAAGGACTTGAACAAGAGCTGAAAAGGCAAGTTGATAAAGAAGAAACAACATCATCCAATGAAAAAGTGCAAGAAAACTCAGATGGATCAGAAAAGTTGACTAGTGATATTGTTGCAATTCCAGAAGATGGTTTTGAGAAGGAAATGATGGGGCTAACTGGAGGGTTTCCTGGTGGTGAAAAAGGGTTGATTAAGTTCATTGAGAAAAATCCACCTAGGAATTCTTCTCAGCCTTTTACTAATGAAGAAAGAAATCAAAGTCTTGTTGAAGAATCCAAAGCAACATAG